TCTTGCCGCGAATGTCGGGCTGACAGCGCTCTACTTCGCCTGCCTCAACTCCCTCTTTGCATTCGGCGAGGAGTTCGGCTGGCGCGGACTCCTGCAGGACCAGCTGATCGGCCATCTCGGGTTCTTCCGCGGGGTAGCCCTGCTCGGCTTTGTCTGGGCAATCTGGCATCTTCCGATCAATCTTGCGGGCTACAACTTTCCGCATGCCCCTCTTCTGGGCGCACTGATCCTCTTCCCGATCGAGCTTATCGCCATGTCGTTCATCATGGCCTGCTTTACCCGGGCGGGGCGGAGTTTCTGGCCCGCGGTGTTGCTGCATGGTTCTGTCAACGGTGCGGCTCAGGGTCTGGTCGAGAGCCTGACCACGGCTGATGACATCTCTCCGACCGCACCGAAGCTTGTGCAGATTGGCCTGATCGTGCTGGTTGCCATATTGTGCGTCTTGCTCACGCCTAGACACCTGCGCGCTCCGGAAGTCGGAGACCCAGCCCAGAGAGCATGATCCCCGTCGGGCGCGGCATTTCTGAACGGCTGCGCTATGCGCTGGCGTCGCTCTGCAACCAGAAGCCGGATGGCGATGACGAAATGTGTCCTGACCTTGTCGGCTGTGGTCATTGCCGCTTGCCGATGTGGCCAATAACCCTGCGTCCCGAAATCTGCGCGCACAGGAATTTCTTCGATGTCTGCATCCGAGCAAACCATGGCCGAAGCCTGGGAGTCGAATATGTTTCAGGCGCGCATTTCACCAAGTCAGCAATGACACGCCTTCTGTTATCCTGAACCCGGAGAGACGCATGACCATTGAAAGCAACCCGGTTTGGGCCCGGATCTCGGGGTTCCTTTACTTCATTGTTATCGGGACGGGCATCTTCACCTTCATGTACGTTCCTGGGCAGATCATCGTGCCGGACGATGCGGGCGCGACGATTGCCAGCATCCGCTCGCAGGAGTTTCTCTATCGTAGCGGTATTGCGGCCCTGCTGCTCAACCAGATCGCGTTCTTCTTCCTGCCTCTGGCGCTCTATGTGCTGCTCTCGCCCACGAACCCGAAGATTGCGCAGGTCATGGTCCTCGCAGCACTAACAGGCATTCCGCTTGGTCTGGTGAGCGCGATCGAGCGCATGATGGTCCTCAACCTGCTGACTGATGGTGTCGTCGTCGCACCCGCAGCGATCGCCGACTTTGTCGCTGTTTTCCGCGCCGGAGCCAACTGGGCTGTTGCCTTTGCCGGGACCTTCTGGGGGTTGTGGCTGCTGCCTTTTGGATACCTCGTGTTCCGATCGGGCTTTTTGCCGCGGGTCCTCGGCCTTCTCTTGATGGCGGGATGCTTTGGATATTTGATCAACCTGTTCGGCGTGATCCTGGTGCCAGGCTACACCAAGATGACGGTCGCTTCGATCATGAGCCTGCCCGCCTCTCTCGGCGAAATCGGGATCGGCCTGTGGCTGCTGTTGATCGGCGCACGGCCACGCGGCGGACAGATGCAGCCGGCAGGGCAGGGCGCGCAATAGCCGGCCAATTTCGTCCGGATCGGTACAAACACGGGAGGTTTATCTGGAACAGGTGGAAGCCACACGGCTGCTGATTTTCTCTGGCGGTCTGTCGATACTCTTCGCATCGCTCTTGGGATCGGCCATGCTGATCCCGCTGCAACCATGGGGCAAGGGCGCCTTCAAGGGTATCAATTTCAAGCAACTCCTGGCCGCGCATCTGGACTGGGTCATGCTCGGATTGATGCAAGGGCTGGCCGGAGGGTTGATCGCGGTTTTCGGCCTGACCCCGTCGCCCTACGTCGTCTGGACGATGGTGCTGGGCGGCTGGCTCAATCCGCTTCCTTACCTGTTCCGCGCGTTCGGCATTAATGCCTTCGCGCTCACCGGTTCGCTCACGCAACGCCTCGCCGCGTCGCTGGGGGGGATCAGCGCGGCGATGATCATCTTTGCCTGGTTCGTTCTGCTCGGTGCGGCGTGGAACGTCTGGTGATGGCGCCAGTATCAGGGCGCAGGTTAAGCGGACCCGTGAAAAACAAATGCCGGGCCTTGGCATTCGCTCTGCTCGCCACTGCTGCGCCGGTCACGGCACTGGTATCGGCTCAGCCCCTTCTGGCGCATGAGCTCTCAGAGACCAGCTCACCTGATCGGCTTTCTGCAGACACCGATATGGAGCTGCCGGGAGGTGCCCGCTTCGTGGCGCCCAAAGGGTGGTCCTTCAGAAATGTCGAAGGCGGCGTGGTTCTGACCGCACCCGAACAGGGATCCGACATTGCCATTTTGAGCCGGGGCGAGGCTGATGCGGCGGCCGCGGTTGCCGCTGCCTGGGCGGCTTACAGGCCCGGTCTCGTACGTTCCGGCGAAGGCCAGAACCGCACCGCCCGCGAAGGCTGGGATCGAACTATCCGGTTCCAGTATGACCCTCCGGAGGGAGAGCCGAGAACCGTTCTGGCCCTCGCTCTGGCGAAAGGTGAAGGCTGGACCGTCCTCCTCTACGATGTCAGCGAGGCGGTGGCAGAGCGCCGCGATGCCCAGCTCGAAGTGATCTTCAATTCGCTTCTTCCGCGCGGATATGTGCGCGAGACTTTCGCAGGGCGAAGTGCTCGGCCGCTCGATCAGGACCGCGTCGCCAAGCTTACCGGAATGATCGAGACCGCACGGCAGGAATACGCCATTCCGGGCGTGGCACTGGGCCTGATCCAGGATGGCAAGGTTGTCTTTGCGGGCGGCTTCGGCGTGCGTGAGGCCGGGGGATCCGAACCGGTCGACGCGAACACGCTGTTCAACGTCGCGTCGATCGGCAAGCCCTGGACCACATTGATGCTGGCGAAGCAGGTCGCGGATGGCCGGTTTTTCTGGGACAGTCCGGTCCGTTCCCTGTGGCCGGAATTTGCGATCGGCAACGCGAAGACGACAGATGCCGTCCGGGTCAGGCATCTGGTTTGCGCGTGCACTGGAATGCCGCGCAACGACTATGGCTGGTTGTTCGAGGGTGAGAATTCGTCTCCGGAGTCCGTCATGGCGACCTTGGCGCATTCGCAGCCGACCAGCGAATTTGGCGACACGTACCAATATTCCAATATCATGGCGGCAGCCGGCGGGTTCTTCGGAGGGCACATGCTTTATCCGAATGAAGAACTGGGCGCGGCCTATGATCGGGCCATGCAGGAGCTGGTGTTCGACCCGCTGGAGATGACCTCGACCACCGCGGATTTCGCGCGTGCAATGGCCGGCAATCACGCAAGCGGTCATGCGCTGGATGTTGATGGCAAGATCCAAATCGCCAGCCAGGGCATCAATCTCGCTTCGATCTCCACCCGCCCTTCGGGCAACCATTGGAGCAATATCACCGACATCCTGAAATACTTGCAGATGGAGCTGGCGGGAGGGCTGCTGCCGGACAGAACGCGGTACATTGATGAAGGTGCTTTGCGCGTGCGGGCACTGCCGCAAGTCACCGAGGGCCTCAACGAGCACTACGGTATGGGTCTCAAGATCGATCGCCAGTGGGGCGTCACGGTGATCCACCATGGCGGCACTACCGCCGGGTATCGCGCCCATATGATTTGGCTGCCCGACCACAACGTCGGGGCCGTCATCCTCGTCAATTCGGACACCGGCGGGAACCTGCGCAGCGCGTTCCGGCGACGGTTGCTCGAGCTGTTGTTCGATGGCGAACCCACTGCCGATGCGGATCTCGCGCGGTTCGCAGTGCTCGACCGCGAAGCGGTCGCGAGCGAGCGCGCAAGCCTTACGGTTCCCGCCGATCCTGCTGCGGTTGCCGCACTTGCACGGGACTACCGGAGCAAGGATCTCGGCGACCTCCGTGTCTACGAGGAGGCTGGCCGCACCTGGTTCGACTTCGGGGGCTGGAAAAGCGAAGTCGCCACTTCGAAGGGTGAGGACGGCAGCATTTCATTCATCACCATTTCGCCGGGAACGAGCGGTTTTGTATTCGAGCCTGCCAGCGAAGATGGACGGCAAGTGCTCATCACACGCGAGGCCCAGAGCTCCTACAGCTTCGAGGAGGTCAGGTGATCCGGCTCCCTGACTGCCGGCACGATTGCGGCATCGTCGGATTGCTCAACAACATTCGACGCACGGACAGCGGTAACCGGAGCAGCACTCAAACGGGCCGCAACTCCGCAAGGGCAATGGAGCGATAGCGGCGCGCGATCGGGATTACGCGCCCGTCCTTCAGCCTGATCTCATGGTCCCCTCCCTCCCGGGCCATGACCTCGCTGACAGCGTACCTGTTCACCAACCATGACCTGTGGGTGCGCACAAAGCCGAAAGATCTCAACTCTTCGGCGGTTTTCCGCATTGCCGCGCGAACAAGCAGAACCCTGCTGTCGGACAACTCATACTCGACATAATTGCCGGCAGATTTGACGGTAAGTATCATCGCGGCAGGAACGCGGACGAAGCCGGCTCCCTGCGGGATCGCGATCTCACTGTCGGCCGGATTGGTGACCTCGGGGTGCGCCTTGCTTTCGCGGCGCACCACACCGGAAAAGTACCAGAACACCGCCGCGAATATGAGGTATGCGACAGCGTCCTTGCGATACTCGTAAAGCAACTCCGAGGGCTGAAAGCGATAGGTCTCGCCGGCAAATGCATGCACCCCGAACCTGAGCGCGACCATCAACCCGACATGGACAAGGGAATAGATGATGCTGGCTGCGAAATGCACCGACAGTGCCTTGCGCCAAGCTACCTGGCCGGGTCTGGCGACCTTGATGGCATAGCCAACAACAGGGCACGCAGCGAGCGCCCCGAAAGCGCTCGATGCTTCCCAAAGGGCAAAATGCCAGAAGGGCACCACACGCCCTTGCCTGCTCGCATCACTCACTGCCGAAAAGGTATTGCTAGTGTTCATGAGGATGAGGAACACCGCGATCGTTAGCAGCGCCTTTTTCCAGGCAACGCAGCCATTCGGACCGATGAGCGCTCCGTTGGCGGCAGCGCCTTCCCGCTCGTCACGAGAATCGAACCGTTCGAACCAGCGCAGCTTCCTGATGGCAGAGAATGCGGACATCGAAACGGGCAGCATCCATTTCAGCGTGTGTGGCCTGTTCCATGACAAATCATCTGCAGCGAGGCAATCGCCCGCATCTTATGCGTCGCCAGTTGCTTGAGGGCATGGCAGTCCTGCCCCTCGCCCTCAATTCCCCGCTCGCACTGGCCCAGCCGGCCATTTCGCAAACCTCCTGGGCATCGGGTCGCGCTTGGAATCGATTGCGCGTTGCACTTGGAGAGAAGCTTTTCCCTGTTGTCTTGCCCGATCTGGCAGGCGAGGCGGGAAAGCGCCTGCTCTCGAATCCCGTAGCTGTCGGTGACGAGGCGGGGCTCACACAGAGTTCAGGCTGGATCGATGCCTGGCAATCAGCGCCGAGCGCCTATGCGGCAAGGGTCCGCGATGCGCAGGATGTTGCGCGGATAGTCAGGTTTGCCAGGGAAAAGGGCGTGCGACTTGTGATCAGGGGCGGTGGGCATAGCTACCACGGCACATCCTGCGCACCAGACTCCCTGATGCTCTGGACACGCGGGCTGGACGGCATCGAGCTTCATGATGCATTCGTGCCTGCAGGTAGCGAAGCGGCACCGGTACCGGCGGTGTCGCTGGGAGCAGGCTGTATCTGGGGGGCTGCCTATGATGCTGTTACACGACAGCATGGGCGCTATGTCCAGGGCGGCGGTTGCACGACCGTCGGTGTGGCCGGCCTGATCCAGGGCGGCGGTTTCGGCAACTTCTCAAAAGCGTACGGCATGGCTGCGGCGAGCCTGCTCGAGGCCGAAGTCGTTACAGCTGACGGGGCAATCAGAATTGTGAACGCCGCCCGTGACCCTGACCTCTTCTGGGCGCTCAAGGGTGGTGGAGGGGGGACATTCGGTGTCGTTACCCGAGTCACCCTGCGCACGCATGATCTGCCATCGACATTTGGCGCGATCCGCTTCACGATCCAGGCACGAAACGAGAAGGCATTCCGGGGCCTGATCGATCGGTTTCTCGTCCATTATCGTGATCGGCTTTTCAATCCGCATTGGGGAGAGCAGGCCATCTTCACGCGCAGCCGCAAGCTGATCGGCGAAATGGTGTTCCAGGGGCTGAGGGAAGAAGAGGTTCGCGCTCACTGGGCGGACTTTATGGACTTTGCGGCATCTGACCAAGAAGCGTTCGAGCTTGTCGATCCCCTTACCATTTTCATCACACCGGCCCGGCTCTTCTGGGATCCGGACAACATGAACCGTCTGATTCCCGGGGTCATGACCAGTGATACGCGCAGCGATGTCGGTGCATCGGCTTTCTGGTGGACGGGCGATGGAGAGCAGGCAGGGCAGTTGCATCATGGCATGCAGTCCATGTGGCTTTCGCAAAAACTGCTCGAGTCCGATGCACGCGTTTCGCTCGTCGATGCCTTGTTCGCTGCGTCCCGCATCTGGTCGGTTTCGCTGCATTTCAACAAGGGGATCGCCGGAGGAAGCGAATTCGCGCGCGCCGCCTCTGCTGAAACTGCAATCAACCCTGACGCTGTCGACGCCTTTTGTCTCGCGCTGATTGCGAGCAGTGGCTCGTCCTCGTACCCTGGCGTCCTGCCGCGACCCGACCTTGATGGTGCACGACAGGACGCGGTGGCAGTGAAGGGCGCGATGCAGGCCCTGCGCAAGGTCTCTCCGGAGGCAGGCTCGTACCTCTACGAGAGCGATTTTCATCTCGCCGATGCCGGGAACCGGTACTGGGGGAAGCATGCTGAGCGGCTCAGGCAGCTAAAGCTGCAGTATGATCCGACAGGCCTGTTCAGCGTGCATCACGGGACCGGCTCATGATTTGGAGGTGGCTGATGGCACTGGTTCGAGAGGCCTGCGTCTCGCCGGACTGACCGCCTCGCATGGCGGGCAACCTGTTGCCGTGCGACACAAGGGGCGCGAGAATGGTCGAGAAATTCTCGACAGGCACTGTGTCCATCGCAAGCTTGCGACTGCGCGGTTTAGCTGTGTGAACCTTCTGGCTGGTCAGCAGATCTGGTCCGGTCTGCGAGCATCTGGAGCGAGGTAAGGTGGCCTCTGAACGCCTTGGTACCGGCCGTTGTCGCAGCAACCCATGTGCGCTGCCGACCATTCGCCTTTGCCTTGGTCAGGTGCACATAGCCAGCCTCGTTCAGCGCAGCGAGGTGCTTCGACAACAGCGAATCGCTGATGCCGAGCATGTCGCGCAGCGTAGCGAACTCCGCGTCCGTGACATCGGACAGCAAAGCCATCAATTGCAACCGCGCGAGCGGATGAATGAGCGGATCGAACCCCGAAGCGCTAATGGTCCTGCTCCACAAGTTGGGAGCGATAGCGTTTTTCCCAGATGATGCTGGCGCCGGTCGAAAAGGCGAAGGTCATAAGCCCGAGCAGCGCGGGCGCCCACACCAGACCCATGCGGCTGCGGAGAAAGACAGCGGCGAACAATGCCGACAAGCTCACGACGATTATTGTAAGCGTCACCGGGCGCGTTTTGCCGCGCTGGTAGCCGCTGATGAACATACCGTCGCGCTGCCGGTCCCGGGCGGCGATGAGAGCGGTAGCGGCAAGGCACAGCCCGACGACAACAAGTGGCCAGCGACCCGGCAGTGCCCAGCCTGCCACAATTCCACCCATCACGATGCCGAATGCCGCATGTCGGAGCAGGGACCACCGGGCGCGATCGGCGAGATCGGATCGGACCCGAGCAACGGCATCGAGGCCAGCGGCTGCATCATCCACTTTCATACCTGCCTATCCACCCGCGCTTCACTTTCCAATCTGGAAAACAATCGTTGACCTGTAGGCGGAAATCAATCATTTTCCAAAATGGAAAGTGATTTTAACTGTGAGGCTGTTGTGCTGATTGAAGTGATCTGGGTCATCGTGATGCTGGCAGCGGGCGCGGTGTGGGTGCGCCGCGATATGGCCGAATTCCGACGCTTTGTGAGGATCAAGGACAGCCTGTCGCGGCAGCGCACTTACGGGCGCTGGATCGCGACCACCTTTGCGTTTTTCACCTTTGCCAGTTTCGTCAGCCTCTGGCTGGCGGGCGGCCTCGTGCCTTTTGATCCGTTTCCGCAGGCGTTCGATCAGGCAAATGCTATGCTCAAGTTGCCGGATCGGCCCGTCACGCCGGAAATGCTCTTTGGCATGGCAATCGGCGTTTCCATAAATGTCGCGATCTTCGTGTTGGTACAGCGGTTGCGGGATAAGAAGAGCGCAAGGGATACCGATGACCAGTCGCCGAATGACGTTGACGCCCTGATCCCGCGCAATGGGCGCGAGGCGTTGTATGGCATCGCGCTGAGCATCAATGCAGGCTTCAGCGAAGAGCTGTTCTTCCGGCTCGCGCTGCCGCTTCTGATGTTGCACATCACGGGGTCGCTGCCCTTCGCTTTCGTGTTTGCGGCACTCTGCTTCGGGCTCGCGCATGCCTATCAGGGCGTCCGCGGAGTCCTTGCCACGATGTTCGCGGGCGGAATCCTTACCCTCGTCTATCTCCGGACCGGCTCGCTGCTGCACGTGATGCTGCTGCATGGTGCGATCGACATTGTCGCCCTGTTCGTGCGCCCTTGGGCGCGCCGTGTACTTTCGCCCAAAAGTGCCGCGCCGCTTGCTTCCCATCACAAAAGTGAGGCTGATGCTGCTTGAGCCTCAGAGCGCATAGGGGAGGGATGTTATCGACCTGTGACCGCCCTTTCCCGCGGTTGAATTGCCAAACGCGCAAACTGTACTTTCCGCTGGGCGGGCAATTGGGTTGGGTGCAGGTAGGAAGTACAAGCGCATGGCCGCAATGCCCACAATGTGCCATAATACCTGTGCCAGTTGTGGCGTCGCGGCTCACCCTCGGCGTTTGTGCAGCGGCTTGTGTTGCCTGCTTTCCGGAAGCCGAAGTTCAGCAAACGACCCCAGAGAGTGCAAAACAAACCAGATGGTCTGATAGAGGCTAAGAATTGACAATCAGACAGGTGGATCAATCAGCAGTTGAAGCCCAAG
This DNA window, taken from Porphyrobacter sp. ULC335, encodes the following:
- a CDS encoding LytTR family DNA-binding domain-containing protein — translated: MSAFSAIRKLRWFERFDSRDEREGAAANGALIGPNGCVAWKKALLTIAVFLILMNTSNTFSAVSDASRQGRVVPFWHFALWEASSAFGALAACPVVGYAIKVARPGQVAWRKALSVHFAASIIYSLVHVGLMVALRFGVHAFAGETYRFQPSELLYEYRKDAVAYLIFAAVFWYFSGVVRRESKAHPEVTNPADSEIAIPQGAGFVRVPAAMILTVKSAGNYVEYELSDSRVLLVRAAMRKTAEELRSFGFVRTHRSWLVNRYAVSEVMAREGGDHEIRLKDGRVIPIARRYRSIALAELRPV
- a CDS encoding transcriptional regulator, whose amino-acid sequence is MALLSDVTDAEFATLRDMLGISDSLLSKHLAALNEAGYVHLTKAKANGRQRTWVAATTAGTKAFRGHLTSLQMLADRTRSADQPEGSHS
- a CDS encoding CPBP family intramembrane glutamic endopeptidase, which translates into the protein MESDFNCEAVVLIEVIWVIVMLAAGAVWVRRDMAEFRRFVRIKDSLSRQRTYGRWIATTFAFFTFASFVSLWLAGGLVPFDPFPQAFDQANAMLKLPDRPVTPEMLFGMAIGVSINVAIFVLVQRLRDKKSARDTDDQSPNDVDALIPRNGREALYGIALSINAGFSEELFFRLALPLLMLHITGSLPFAFVFAALCFGLAHAYQGVRGVLATMFAGGILTLVYLRTGSLLHVMLLHGAIDIVALFVRPWARRVLSPKSAAPLASHHKSEADAA
- a CDS encoding DUF4386 domain-containing protein, translating into MTIESNPVWARISGFLYFIVIGTGIFTFMYVPGQIIVPDDAGATIASIRSQEFLYRSGIAALLLNQIAFFFLPLALYVLLSPTNPKIAQVMVLAALTGIPLGLVSAIERMMVLNLLTDGVVVAPAAIADFVAVFRAGANWAVAFAGTFWGLWLLPFGYLVFRSGFLPRVLGLLLMAGCFGYLINLFGVILVPGYTKMTVASIMSLPASLGEIGIGLWLLLIGARPRGGQMQPAGQGAQ
- a CDS encoding serine hydrolase domain-containing protein; this translates as MAPVSGRRLSGPVKNKCRALAFALLATAAPVTALVSAQPLLAHELSETSSPDRLSADTDMELPGGARFVAPKGWSFRNVEGGVVLTAPEQGSDIAILSRGEADAAAAVAAAWAAYRPGLVRSGEGQNRTAREGWDRTIRFQYDPPEGEPRTVLALALAKGEGWTVLLYDVSEAVAERRDAQLEVIFNSLLPRGYVRETFAGRSARPLDQDRVAKLTGMIETARQEYAIPGVALGLIQDGKVVFAGGFGVREAGGSEPVDANTLFNVASIGKPWTTLMLAKQVADGRFFWDSPVRSLWPEFAIGNAKTTDAVRVRHLVCACTGMPRNDYGWLFEGENSSPESVMATLAHSQPTSEFGDTYQYSNIMAAAGGFFGGHMLYPNEELGAAYDRAMQELVFDPLEMTSTTADFARAMAGNHASGHALDVDGKIQIASQGINLASISTRPSGNHWSNITDILKYLQMELAGGLLPDRTRYIDEGALRVRALPQVTEGLNEHYGMGLKIDRQWGVTVIHHGGTTAGYRAHMIWLPDHNVGAVILVNSDTGGNLRSAFRRRLLELLFDGEPTADADLARFAVLDREAVASERASLTVPADPAAVAALARDYRSKDLGDLRVYEEAGRTWFDFGGWKSEVATSKGEDGSISFITISPGTSGFVFEPASEDGRQVLITREAQSSYSFEEVR
- a CDS encoding FAD-dependent oxidoreductase, giving the protein MTNHLQRGNRPHLMRRQLLEGMAVLPLALNSPLALAQPAISQTSWASGRAWNRLRVALGEKLFPVVLPDLAGEAGKRLLSNPVAVGDEAGLTQSSGWIDAWQSAPSAYAARVRDAQDVARIVRFAREKGVRLVIRGGGHSYHGTSCAPDSLMLWTRGLDGIELHDAFVPAGSEAAPVPAVSLGAGCIWGAAYDAVTRQHGRYVQGGGCTTVGVAGLIQGGGFGNFSKAYGMAAASLLEAEVVTADGAIRIVNAARDPDLFWALKGGGGGTFGVVTRVTLRTHDLPSTFGAIRFTIQARNEKAFRGLIDRFLVHYRDRLFNPHWGEQAIFTRSRKLIGEMVFQGLREEEVRAHWADFMDFAASDQEAFELVDPLTIFITPARLFWDPDNMNRLIPGVMTSDTRSDVGASAFWWTGDGEQAGQLHHGMQSMWLSQKLLESDARVSLVDALFAASRIWSVSLHFNKGIAGGSEFARAASAETAINPDAVDAFCLALIASSGSSSYPGVLPRPDLDGARQDAVAVKGAMQALRKVSPEAGSYLYESDFHLADAGNRYWGKHAERLRQLKLQYDPTGLFSVHHGTGS